A stretch of the Vitis riparia cultivar Riparia Gloire de Montpellier isolate 1030 chromosome 13, EGFV_Vit.rip_1.0, whole genome shotgun sequence genome encodes the following:
- the LOC117927643 gene encoding uncharacterized protein LOC117927643: MAVVKHCSHKHPLCHAEVKEEDGFVCSGCELGLSGSAYKCTISNCDFLLHDSCFKLAPVIKQKSHPHHPLTLLPSPPYDDSGFTCEACLYYGHAFVYHCAACQFDLHVRQLSMKAQKIAYVVTHCVIATTCIYIYTVSLQEMIHYKITQREKREMANYFNHHHPPLPQQVIQHKSHPWHPLTLLSTPPYYGGGFTCDACRHGGHDFTYHCPTCHYDLHVGCASLPETVIRGDHQHPLTLFYYGYKEEGNTFICDVCHGNVPDGCWIYYCKSCDYGTHLGCATAEASPVAEEEEEEGTVEYSMAEAESRLKLLQLQMQLAQQNADSIIDAARMLSRLT, translated from the exons ATGGCAGTTGTGAAGCATTGCAGCCACAAACACCCCTTGTGCCATGCAGAAGTGAAAGAGGAAGATGGTTTCGTCTGCTCTGGTTGTGAGCTAGGCCTTTCAGGCTCAGCCTACAAGTGCACCATCTCCAACTGTGATTTCCTCCTCCATGACTCATGCTTCAAATTAGCCCCAGTGATTAAGCAGAAGTCCCACCCTCACCATCCTCTCACCCTTCTCCCCTCCCCACCTTATGATGACAGTGGCTTCACTTGTGAGGCCTGTCTATACTACGGCCATGCTTTTGTATACCACTGTGCCGCTTGCCAATTTGACCTTCATGTTCGCCAATTATCCATGAAGGCACAAAAAATTGCATATGTAGTGACCCACTGTGT CATTGCCAcgacttgtatatatatatatacagtttCTCTGCAAGAGATGATTCATTACAAGATCACCCAAAGAGAGAAGAGGGAGATGGCAAACTATTTCAACCACCACCACCCCCCCTTACCTCAACAAGTGATCCAACACAAGTCCCACCCATGGCATCCTCTGACCCTTCTCTCCACCCCACCTTACTATGGGGGTGGATTCACTTGTGATGCTTGTCGACATGGTGGCCATGATTTTACCTACCACTGCCCCACTTGCCACTATGACCTTCATGTTGGATGTGCTTCTCTGCCTGAAACAGTGATACGTGGAGATCATCAACACCCACTTACTCTCTTCTACTACGGATACAAAGAGGAAGGCAACACCTTCATCTGTGATGTCTGCCATGGCAATGTCCCCGACGGCTGCTGGATCTACTACTGCAAGAGCTGTGATTATGGGACTCATTTGGGCTGCGCTACAGCTGAAGCAAGTCCAGtggcagaagaagaagaagaagaaggaacaGTAGAATATTCCATGGCTGAAGCTGAAAGTCGATTAAAACTGCTTCAACTTCAAATGCAATTGGCTCAACAAAATGCAGATAGTATAATTGATGCAGCACGGATGTTGTCCAGACTAACTTAA
- the LOC117929090 gene encoding uncharacterized protein LOC117929090: MNMNSNVRGTREEGKKNMSYQYFNHSHLLLSLRLDEGEEINCKACDRLIAEQTFYGCIACKYYLHDRCLNLPRWIKHPSHPSHSLTLLPAPTYPSGSFSCNACGSAANSFSMSCAECEFDLHLHCSSLPSTVLLDAHPHELKLTFESPYDDEKVSFVCDVCGSVADRHQWVYYCAECDFGTHLECATAAVEQPGMEESASGEVADQSQTDQPSGSDDGANNPFKQVVDEMMENQLEMMRLQNEMNRTRMFAQLMTWPYR, translated from the coding sequence ATGAACATGAACAGCAATGTGAGAGGCACAAGAGaggagggaaagaaaaatatgagtTATCAGTATTTCAACCATAGCCATCTCCTGCTTTCCTTGAGACTGGATGAAGGCGAAGAGATCAATTGCAAGGCTTGTGACAGACTCATAGCTGAGCAGACCTTCTATGGCTGCATTGCCTGCAAATACTACCTCCATGACCGGTGTCTCAATTTACCTCGCTGGATCAAACACCCATCTCATCCTTCCCACTCACTCACCCTGCTGCCAGCCCCCACATACCCATCTGGATCCTTCTCCTGCAATGCTTGTGGCTCAGCTGCAAACTCCTTCAGCATGAGCTGTGCTGAATGTGAGTTTGATCTTCACCTTCACTGTTCCTCTCTGCCCAGCACTGTACTTCTTGATGCACACCCACATGAACTGAAGCTGACCTTTGAGTCTCCTTATGATGACGAGAAGGTCAGTTTTGTCTGTGATGTTTGTGGGTCTGTGGCGGACCGCCATCAGTGGGTGTACTACTGTGCTGAATGTGACTTTGGGACCCACTTGGAATGTGCCACGGCGGCGGTTGAGCAGCCAGGGATGGAGGAGTCGGCCAGCGGTGAGGTGGCTGATCAGTCCCAGACAGATCAGCCATCTGGGTCAGATGATGGGGCTAATAATCCCTTTAAGCAAGTGGTGGATGAGATGATGGAGAATCAGCTTGAGATGATGAGGCTGCAGAATGAGATGAACAGGACCAGGATGTTTGCACAGCTAATGACTTGGCCTTATCGTTAA
- the LOC117928974 gene encoding uncharacterized protein LOC117928974, with the protein MGRMNQQPETVIHHFSHSHPLQLSNHHPQQTLTLASCSGCKLKASGLIYDCKRCNYFLHISCSQMPQQITHSFHKAHALSLLPNPAYPEGLFNCDACGKQGNGFSYHCGVCNIDLHILCASKPLFLNHQSHHHRLALSFSPPYHNKSFSCDICRQIGTSHWLYRCDECEFDAHLSCATATPAAPIQAPLQQNFMPQFQTASRATPHGHFPRNQSAIGQIYMQQLQTTQPTLHCQFPTGQNYMQQFQTTPRAILPGQFPGTQVGTGQNYPPMNQVNNLNPGVVYRPVRPAETSGQGNSLLSQAIDGLVNGAAQQVGMNMVQGLLGGGS; encoded by the coding sequence atgGGAAGAATGAATCAGCAACCTGAAACTGTAATCCACCATTTCAGCCATTCACATCCCTTGCAGCTCTCCAATCACCATCCCCAACAAACCCTAACCCTTGCCTCATGCTCAGGATGCAAGCTCAAAGCCAGTGGATTGATCTACGACTGCAAGCGCTGTAACTACTTCCTCCATATCTCATGTTCTCAAATGCCTCAACAGATCACTCACTCATTTCACAAAGCCCATGCCCTCTCCCTCCTCCCAAATCCTGCATACCCAGAAGGCTTATTCAACTGTGATGCATGTGGAAAGCAGGGCAATGGCTTCTCCTACCATTGCGGAGTCTGCAACATTGATCTCCATATCTTATGTGCTTCTAAGCCGTTGTTTCTCAATCACCAATCCCACCATCACCGGCTTGCCCTTTCATTCTCACCTCCTTACCATAACAAAAGCTTCTCTTGTGATATATGCCGGCAGATAGGGACCAGCCACTGGCTCTACCGATGCGACGAGTGTGAATTTGATGCCCACTTGAGCTGCGCAACTGCTACGCCTGCAGCTCCAATCCAAGCCCCACTGCAACAAAATTTTATGCCGCAGTTCCAAACAGCATCACGAGCCACTCCtcatggccattttcctaggaACCAATCAGCAATAGGTCAGATCTATATGCAGCAGTTACAAACAACACAACCCACTCTCCATTGCCAGTTTCCAACTGGGCAGAACTATATGCAACAGTTCCAAACAACACCACGAGCCATTCTTCCTGGCCAGTTTCCAGGGACCCAGGTTGGAACTGGGCAGAACTACCCACCAATGAATCAAGTAAACAATCTCAACCCAGGGGTGGTTTATAGACCTGTTAGGCCTGCAGAGACAAGTGGGCAGGGAAATTCTTTGTTGAGCCAGGCAATTGACGGCCTAGTTAATGGTGCTGCTCAGCAGGTAGGCATGAACATGGTGCAGGGATTACTGGGTGGTGGCAGCTAG